The DNA window AATAATACATTGTGATTGTAATGTAATATATGAGTATAATAATTATATGCAATCTTAAAAGTCACTTATATCTCCCCCtctctttttattgtttttatttattttactttaagAAAAAATGTATCtaataacatatatatatttttctattttatttttcttttatctaacttttttttaaagtatACATATACAATATTTTATACTAAAATTTTACATATTTACTTACTATTTTTCATAATATGAAGtacattattataattaataaattattttaaatacttattttatttgttttttgaaaaTAAGAACATTCAAAATAACCATAAATTTATATGTAAATTTTGCCATCACTAATCAAATATTCTAAATTCATCCCTGATTTTGGCTAATCTGTTGTCCTCTCTTATATGCCTCTCTCTTGTGATTTCTCTCTCCTCATTCCTCTTAAGGTGAGTTAGTTTTCGGTAGGTACGCTGGGGTTGCGACATTTCTTCTAATATAAGATTCTTTTTATGTTTTCTAGTTGGTTGTAGCTTTTTATTTATGTTCTCGGATAATAGGATATCAGTAATATAGATATTAAGGGCTGTTTGATTTAATttagtaaaattattttttaatttttaaaatttgaaaataataaaacttgTTTAATAGtctaattttatataattatttttaaaattattttttatttgagagttttaaaaattaaaaactaaaataggTTTAGAAGCTTtaatttttggtttttaattaatTTGGCTCTTATTTTtaagtggaagtggagaattttggaGGCCTCTAATTCTCTTTGGTACAAGATGTTGAGAGTGAGATATGGGGATATTAAGCTTTGGGTGGTTATTGAAGGAGGTAGGAGAGATAATTACAGCTCTAAATCGGTTTGATGGTCGGATGTTATTTCTTCGAAGAAGAGTCTTCCAGTGAATTTTTTtgtgaataattatttttttcgtATAGCTGATGGGTTTTCTATGTCGTTTTGGCATGCTCATTGGATGGAGGAGGACATTATTAGGAACCTGTTTCCGTCTTTGTTTGATATTTCTTTGTTACAGGATGTTTCCATAGCCGGTATGAGGGGATGGTCGGACGGTGTATGGAATTGGAGTGACTTGGGTATACCGGCGCTTCCTGGGCCTAAAGTCGTGGCTGATGCAGCAGCACTGCACTGCTTGCTGCAGCATTCTCAGCCCGCGTGTGTTTCCAGCAACCGGGACAACATCACGTGGCGGCCGTCAGGTGGTGACACCTTCTCTGTTCTTCCTGTTATGCTGCTATTTGTAATAGCATCTTTGCTTTCGGTCCGCCTAATCGATTGGGTTATGTTATTCCGCTCATTTGGAAGATCGAGGCTCCGTGCAAAATCaaagcttttggttggagatGTTTCAAGAATATGATTCCTACGAAGGATTTATTAGATCATCGAGGTATTCTTCCTCCTTCATCTAATCTTTCTTGTGTTTTTGTGGGGTTTCCGATGAATCTTCGCTTCACTCTCTTTTGTTGTGCTGTTACGCGGTAGGCGTGTGGATGAATTTGGCTATTTGGATTGACATGTCTTTTTCTATAGTCGAGGATTTTAAAGATAATTTTAGGTGTTGGAGCACGTTTTGTAAATCGAAAAAAGTTAGGAGAGGCAAGGGGGATGCATTGGGTTGGCAGTTATTTGGAGCCTTTGGTTGGTTAGGAACGACCTTATTTTTAGAAATTCCGCTTGGGTCACTCGTGACGTGGTTTCGGGTTGTAAAGCGGTTGTTTGGAGGTGGTCATTTATCAAGAATATTTCTCATGCCAATTGCAATTTCTATGAGTTCGacaaaaaccctttgttttacTTAAGTGAAATTCCAATTGGTGGGCAATTTTCCGCTTGTGGTTTATATCTCTTGGTGGACAAAAACCCTTTCTTTTTGAGACCTTTCGGTTAGTAATATATCTCTTTCTTTCggaaatttttttttagaaattaggaagctgaaaaaataagaaaaaacgtTTCACTTTTCATTAATGACAAACTTGTAATATTGTgcaattttaaaatagttttcaaAAGTAAGATTAACaaacatatttttttcttcaaaacaattttttaaaattgatttacaaaataattttaaaaaattaaaaactaaaaaggaAGGTGCAAATTGTTGAATGGTGTGTTAGTGGCTAATGAAGTAGTGGATTATGCTAGAAAGGAAGGTGCAAATTGTTTGCTTTTCAAAGTGGATTTTGAGAAGGCTTATGACAAAgttagttggaattttttgaggTACATGAtgaaaaaattgggttttggtaGGAAATGGATGGGTTGGATGGAGTTATTTGTGTTTAATAGTAACATGTCGGTTCTAGTGAATAGAAGTCCTACTAAAGAGTTTGGTGTTTTTCCGGGGGTTGAGACAAGGTgatcctctttcaccttttctctATGTCATGGTTGCAGAAGGCTTATCGGGGTTGGTTAGAAAATCTATAGAACTTGGAGAATTTGGGAGATTTCCTATTAAGGGTTCTTGTTGGGTggacattcttcaatttgcggatgacactttaaTCGTGGGTGAAGGGTTGTGGAAGCATGTTTGGGCAATAAAGACGGTGTTAAGGGCGTTTGAGCTTGTATCAGGTCTTGGAATTAATTATCACAAAAGTAAGTTGATTGATATTAATTCTAATAGCTCTTTTTTGGAAGCCGCTTCTTACTTTCTCTCTTGTAAAGTGGAGGAAAGCAACTTTTATTTTCTTGGTATTCCTATTGGTTTCAATCCAAGGAAGGAATCCACTTGGAATTCGCTTTTGACTAAGATGAATAGGGTGGGGGGTTGGAAAAATCGCTTTCTCAACTTGGGTGGATGAATTACTGTCTTGAAGTCTATCCTCACATCTCAAATtattttcactatgtctttttacaagatgccgTCGAAGGTGGAGAAAGAGTTTAATAGAATTCAATGTAATTTCTTGTGGGGAGGAGTGGAGGTAAAGAGGAAGATCCATTGAGTTAGTTGGAAAAAGGTGTGTTTACCTTTGGAGGAAGGGGGTTTAGGGATAAAAAATTTGTCGTTATTTAATTTAGCCCTCCTTAACAAGTGGAGGTGGAGAATCCTTCAAGGGAATGATTCGCTTTGGTACAAGGTATTGAAATCTCGCTATGGTGACTTATCTTCTTTCTTGTTTGGAGGAGGCGgtcaaaaaacatcaaaaatttcttCGTCTCACTctatttggtggagagatatCTTGAAAATTGAGAATTGTTCTTTTGGTGAACCTATGGTAGATTGTTGTAGTTTTGTTGTTCAAAATGGTTATAACACTCCGTTTTGGGAAGCTAGGTGGCGGGGAGGATTTATTTTAAAGGAAGTTTTTCCGGAATTGTACAATGTTTCTTGTTTGAAAGGGGTGTCGGGTGTGGCTATGGGAGGGCGGTTAGATGGGAGGTGGTGTTGGAGTGATTTTGGGCTTTCCGCGGCTTTAGCGGTAGATCCCAGATTAATGGCTGGTTTTATTTCTATGAGGGAAATGTTGGAGAGTTTTAGCGGTTTGTTGGAGGGTAGAGATTTGGTGACTTGGGATTTCAAATCCGGGTTGGAATTCTCGGTAGCTTCTTGTTACAAGTTTTATGGTGACGCCTTCATTCCTTACGGACCGCATTACAAGTTCGATGATGCTTTTAGGCTTGTGTGGAAAGCAGAGGTGCCTTTCAAAATTAAGGCATTTGGTTGGAGACTTCTCCTTGATAGACTTCCTACTAAGGACCTTTTGGAGTATAGAGGTATATCTTTTTTCTTAGCTAATTTAAAGTGCTCTTTTTGTGGCATTGATGTAGAAAGTAGGAACCATTCTATTTTTGGTTGTTGGGTGGTGAAGAGTATATGGAGAGAAATCGCCGTGTGGGTAGATAAAATGAATAGTTTGGAGGATGAGTGCTTGCcgaattttatggattgacaTTTGTTTTTCCGTACAAAAAAGGTTATAGAAAGTAAGGTTGATGTTGTTTGGCTTGCTACCACTTGGACTTTATGGTTGGTTAGAAATGGAGTTTGTTTTCGGGAGGAGAATTGAAACTTCAATGACATGGTGTGAAATATAAAGTTCTTGGTGTGGAAGTGGTCGTTTTGTGAAAAAATTACACATTCCAATTGTTCATTTTACGAGTTTAGCAAGGAGCCTTTGTTATATCTTTCGTAACTTTATAATTGGATTGTAATTTTACTTTTTGTCGAAAAATCCCGTATCTTCGTGTaaacaggttggagaacccttagttctcccttatatAATATCTTACTTacacaaaaaaaactaaaactaattCAAATAAACCTTAAATAATATTTAGTTGTATGATTCActttcttttatattaaatattatgttCCTCTTTAACTACGAAATCTTATTgaattttctttataattttgtattcaattttaaagtgaattaattatttctttattaatatatctttattcattttacatattttttttatatcttttattatttaatattagagAAAAAGGATGATGCATAAATTATTtatacactgtcaaccaatgacaacCATGTGTTCCGTCAAGTCTGCCTGAAAATTTTAAAACACATAATTTAgcactttaaaatattttgattggatGAATGTGTAATGATTCTTTACACTGAACACTACCATTAAACTCTTAATAATATATCAAACATCTCTCTCTTCAAAGCTTGTAAAATTAGATAACAATCAACAAATTTAAcaggttaaatacgtttttagtccttataaatatgcgaccctgcatttttagtccctataaattttTAATTCAATAAGTGGtccttataaaaatattatgcacCTAGTTTTAGTCCTTATtgtcaaaccaatgtgtattttagaatgattattttacagacatgttcataatattttataaaattcctagaaaaaaaagaaacttaaaatttaatttctaagttgagattttcattacttttatcattattttttgaaatttgaaaaattcatatttaattcttctcgtttaaaaaaaattctaaaacttggtaaataaatattttacagtattcttaatatatataaaaaaaatattcaaaaatttaaaaattaaacggatattaaacagtttttaaaattttagaaaatagcagggactgaaattgcatgaataaaaattttagaaggaccattcattaaaggaaaattttatagagactaaaaatgcAGAGTCACacacatatttatagggactaaaaacgtatttaacccaatTTAatattactactatttttttttaattctagtaatttattccaatttttttatatatttaaaaagcaattatttgttaaaaattaaataaaaaaggaatATGTATTTTAAAATCAATGGGGACTAAAccacaaataaataaacattaaatCCTGGCTGAGATGATACTTCATTAGCTGCCAATTCTTTGATTCATCAATCAACAGAGAAATAAAATCATTTCCATTGTTTATGTGAGACCTTATAATTAGTCTTTTACTTTTACCAAATCCAAACACATTTTCatacattaaatataaataatataaagtcTAATAACCATTATGAAACTGGTTTATAACATATAAAACCCTCCACACTGAAGGTATTATAAGACAACAATACAACTTAGCAATATTTATAATAACGTAACTTATTTAAAACTCCTAAATCACTTGCTTCATCACTTTACTCCAAATCTTCATTCATGCCATAAAGCTAACTCTCTCATTCCtgcataaataaacataaaatttttttttaaccaaaatataattggaaaatgcatgaaaactataaaaagaaaagatgttAATAGATTAATACTTACAGTGTTACGTTTAGTTGCAGAAAGTGAACTGGTTGGTGAATTAGGGATGAACCTAGCCCACTGTAATAAAGTTTTGTAGCACAAGTTAGTACTATAATAGTTAATATTGAAAATTTCAACAACTGTAACATATCAAAACAGTGCTATTTATAACCCTAAAATTGTcctacataaaacaaataaataaataaataaaatgatagaAAAAATTATTAACATTTTTTGCAGCAGCACTGAAAGCTTCTCTATGTGGGATCTGAGGGTTTGCTGCTTTGATGCGCTGTATCTCCTCTCTGTCATACAAAACACATCAAATCAAGTTTCATTTCTTGTAAATTGCACAGTATAtaactatataaatatatatagttATATACTATATACTATAGAAACAAAATAAACAGTGTAAGAGAATGTAACAGTGCTACAATCTAGTAGTTATGGTTGGTTAAGTATAGTAAAATAGTgagatgttaatttttttttgttgtactTACTTCATGAAACGGTTGTAAGCAGAAGGTAGACGGTGTTTTTTCTCTGGTGctgaaaaaaaaatcacaaaagttAAAAAATGGATCTTATATTATATTTGGAGAGAAGTATGAAAAGGGTTGGTGGATGATGTACGTTTGACAACAAAAGGTGGTGGTTTAGGGGACAGTGACTCAGGTGATGTAGttggtgaagaagaagaggaagaggatgGTTGTCCCTTTTTGCTACTGTAAATTCCCTGGAGAGTTAGGGTATGATCAACAGTTTGAGTTTTGGAATTTGGTGGTCTTGTGGTGAGAAAAGAGAGGTTGCTGCAGTGTCCACACTTGACTGTCACAGTGTCTAGCAGCCTCTTGCATGGTATACCAACCTATATATAtaagaaacaaacaaacaacattAGGTTCATATATATTTGAACCCTACATAAGATATATTTCATTTACATACAGCGAGGACGGTGTTACAGAAGTTGCAACGAACGTAGCAGAGGTGTTGATCAGAAGGTGGAACAAGGTCCATGGTGACTTTGTCTTCGAGGTTCATGTTGAGAGGAAAAGGGTAAGTGTAGAGGGTGAAGAGATTGTTGAGATAGGAATTGAAAATATGAGTGGAGTGAGATATATAGGAATAGGAATAGTAGTTAAGGTCAAAAAGAAGAGTTAGATTTACCACTTAGTCTTATAGTACATGTATGTTGCAGCATTATATTGCATGCTTTATTTGCAGACATGACCAGCACCATTCACTGACATTAATTAAACCAACCACAattgcctatatatatatatatatatatatatatatatatatatatatatatatatatcattcaacATGATTCAAATACTGAGCTGGATGTAATCGTGGTCCTTCCTATCAAATCCAGCACCAATTACTACCGAACCAACTAACTATTCGTTGAGCGAACATAACTATAATACACATAATTAATTAACACTTATATATCACTAAAATGAGAAGCCTTAATAGTCCTAATGATATAAGATAGAACATGATAGAATAAGTAAACATTTATCCGATTATATGATTAATGCATACACgtaacaaatatatattttaagaacatATTTATTATGACAAATTTAATTATCTTCTGaaatattattcatatttttgaaaattattttcttaaaattttacaATGTATATTAaagaaatattataaaaaagtaaagaaagtaattaatagtaataatatatatattttttaaaatataactaaataattttatattttttctttaaaaaatatgaataaataaataattttattatgtttatgttAGATATAATCTATAATATATGTAAATAACAAACTATTCTtacaagaaaaatatatttaagtaattaagaattaaattatattcatactcttaattttttttaaatattcacaTTTCAATATATTAATTtgttagtatttttattttaaacttaatatcAATTATTTAggctattattttatttaaatttttattttattagattttaatctgtataatatatcaatatctaatttttttattttgaaatgcaattttttgaatttttttatctaAATTAGTATTTGGTAttcaataatatatgtttatgttataagatgtcaaaattagtgtttcattttagaaaaaacaaatataaaaaaatttacaatattttaaaaaacgattttgtaaaatctattttttaaaaatataaaaatttccaTTTTTTAAAAGAACAAATAGGCTCATAATATGTACAACATTTTCATATCAcatgtctagaaaatatcaaaaaaagtAATATTAATATAGTAGTACATAAGTGGTCTCTAGAAACCAAAGGTGGTCTATATAATTTCTTTCGTTAAAACCATTTTAGAATAAATtaagacaaaaaaaaatttatatatatatatatatatatatatatatatatatatatatatatatatatatatatatatatatatatatatatatatatatatatatgaatttacaTGATGATTAGTCGCATCTtacattaaaatacaaaataaaatataatttccacatctgatttaAAATTCTCGCAAAACTTTGGTAAATATAAAGAAAGTAAAATTTTGGTTTAGGAAAAAATATAAAGAATAGGTGGaagatatatttttataattaatttaatgaaGGATGTGATATCTCATCGAACTCTAGCAGACTCGACATTAGAGAAAAGAAtcgaaattataattactatcaTCGAATTCAAAAGCAAGAGGTAAAAGAAGCGTTGAAAAGGATGAGTAAAAGTAAAGCAGTTGAGCCAGATAATACACCGATTGAAGTACAAAAAATTCTTGGAGAAAGAGTATTGAGTGACTCATTAAACTCTTTAATGAAATTATGAGGTAAAAGAAAATGCTAGATGAATGGAGAAGAAACACTTTAGTTCCAATCTATAAGAAAAGAGGGATATACAAAATTGTGCAAACTATAGAGGTATTAAACTCATGAGTCATACCATGAAGTTATGAAAAAGAGTAATTGAACGGAGACTAAGAAAAGAGACTCAAGTCACTGAGAATcaatttggttttatgtttggAAGGTTAACCATGGAAGCGATATATCTACTATGACGTGTGACAGAGCAGTATTAGATGGACCAATAAGATATGTATGATAGAGTGCTTAGAGAGCTTTTGTTGAAAGCCTTCGAGCTATCCAAGATATGTATGAAGAGGTATCAACTAGCGTGCAGAAACAAGTTGGAGAGAGACAGACGATTTCCCCATTACAATAGGTTTGCATCAAGGTTCAACCCTAAGCCCATTCCTTTTTACCTTAATTTTGGAAATACTCACAAACCATATAAAAGAGCTAGCACCGAGATGCATGCTTGGAGAGTCAAAGGAGGATTTACATGAGAGGTTGTAGACTTAGAGACGAGCTTTAGAAACACATAGTTTTCTCCTAAGTGGAAGTAAGACGAAGTATATGGCATATaagttcaacaaaagaagaaACGTTTCTAACCTAGAGATGAAAGTTGTAGACCTTATCATCCTTCAAGTCATACAATCTAAATATCTTGGGTTTGTAAAACAAAACGATGGAGAAATAAAAGGAGATGTAAACCATTGAATTCAAGATGGGTGACTGAAATGGAGAAGAGTTTCGGGGGTTCTATGTGACGCAAAGGTATTGCTCAAGCTGAAGTGAGAATTTTATGGATTGCAGTAAAATCTGCGACGTTGTATGGGAAACAGTAAAATCTGCGATGTTGTATGGGAAAGAATGTTGGACACTTAAGAATtaacacgagaataaagtaagtgtagcaatgatgaagatgatgcgtTGGATGTATGGTAAGACTAGAAATAATAGGATTATAAATTGAAATATTAGAGAGAGTGTTGGGGTAATACCTATAATATAGAAGATGGTAGAAAATAGACTTAGCTGGTTAGGACATGTAGAGAGAAGACCTGCAAATTTTGTGGTACGAAGAATAGATCATATGTAGagaagtcaaacaactagaggaagatgaagatctataaagactataagagaagttattaggAAAGATCTAGACTTGAACAATTTGAATAAAAACATGGTTTTGAATAGAATATTATGGCAAAAGTTGATCCATATAGCCGATCCCATTTAGTGGGAGAAGAGTTggctgttgttgtttttgttgattggAAAAAAACCAGTTATACTTCTAATATTGATCTAGACGTCTAGATATTCGTGTTGGTGTAAGTTTTAGAGGTCAATAATTTTATTGGAACTTAATACTAAAGTAATAAGACATTTCTTAGTTATGTTTGTTTTTCTAAAGTAATAAAGTCTCTAAAATACCTATTCTATTTGATGAAACATTAAGTATGCCTTAATTTTCAGACCCCATTAAACATAATGACATTATTTTTAAAgtattcattgttaaattttatTGTGAAGTGATAATATTAAAgcataatgactattatatcgaTAGACCGATGATCACATTTCACGGATCATAGGTAAATAGTTATTAAATATTCACATCggtataaaaattaaaagaaatatgtaTAGAAAAAATTACACGAGAGGTCATTtaagtaattttttttgtaacaaaTTGGTCTTTAAATTTTTTGGGTCACAACTTGATCCTTTAAGTTACCAAATGTGTGCAACTAAATACATAACAATGGTATCAAATTGCATAAAGTAGCTTCATAAATACATAAACCACCATCTAAAATACATAAAGTAGGAcactaattaaacaaaatacatcAATCAATATCCTAATTATAATTTCTCTCTGCGGGTAACTTTAGTTTGGTAACTTAAAGGACCAAGTTGTTACAAAGGAACTTAGGGCCCCTTTGGTGCGCAAGATATGATAGAGACATGATAGGATATCAAGCAGGATAAggataggatatgatacagacAAGATAAGACTTATCCTATCATGTATTTGGTTCACAAAGGAtactaaataatatatatatatatataccctcgtaaaataactatattttttctaaattattttaaaatttataaattggtaaaaaaataatatttttctatagCTAAGAAAAACTCATTGACactattgagtaaataatttcaaatattatatatatagaatATACACCCTTgtaaaacaattatatttttttaaaattattttgtaaaatattttaaaatttataaattggtaataaaaataataattttctataattaaaaaaactcattaaaataattttaatttttcttgaaaaaatcatGAATTCTATTACATATTACATATTTGACAAAATTACCCTTGCaagaatttatttaaaattttatttttttattttaaattatattttataagggTAAATTAGTAGATCATAAATTGTTGAAGGTCATTTGTAACTTAGGAGTGGTTCCGTCCGTAGCCATGGGTGAAACTCAAGATAGCATTGAGGAGATAAAAGTAAGCGAAGCGATATGTTCTCATGGAGGGAAGGCGAAATATATTCCTTTACTATGATTATTGGTACTCTAAATATAAGGGGGGGAGGTAGTTGGATCAAAAAGAAACACATTTGTAGTATTATTCAAAAAGGAAAAGCGGATGTTTTCTTTCTTCAAGAAACTAAGTTGAGTTCTATTTCGGATGTGGTGGCTAGGAGCTTGTGGGGAAACTCGGatgttgatttttctttttcgGAATCCGAGGGAAGGTCGGAAGGTATTCTTATTTTATGGAAAGCTAGTTCCGTTTCGGTTGTTCTTAGTTTTCGAGGCAAGGGCTTTTTGGGTATCAAGGTTTGTTGGAAGAAGAAATTCTTTTATTTAGTTA is part of the Vicia villosa cultivar HV-30 ecotype Madison, WI linkage group LG2, Vvil1.0, whole genome shotgun sequence genome and encodes:
- the LOC131649752 gene encoding uncharacterized protein LOC131649752 → MVDCCSFVVQNGYNTPFWEARWRGGFILKEVFPELYNVSCLKGVSGVAMGGRLDGRWCWSDFGLSAALAVDPRLMAGFISMREMLESFSGLLEGRDLVTWDFKSGLEFSVASCYKFYGDAFIPYGPHYKFDDAFRLVWKAEVPFKIKAFGWRLLLDRLPTKDLLEYRGISFFLANLKCSFCGIDVESRNHSIFGCWVVKSIWREIAVWVDKMNSLEDECLPNFMD
- the LOC131649751 gene encoding uncharacterized protein LOC131649751, with the protein product MVAEGLSGLVRKSIELGEFGRFPIKGSCWVDILQFADDTLIVGEGLWKHVWAIKTVLRAFELVSGLGINYHKSKLIDINSNSSFLEAASYFLSCKVEESNFYFLGIPIGFNPRKESTWNSLLTKMNRVGGWKNRFLNLGG
- the LOC131646583 gene encoding protein CRABS CLAW, translated to MNLEDKVTMDLVPPSDQHLCYVRCNFCNTVLAVGIPCKRLLDTVTVKCGHCSNLSFLTTRPPNSKTQTVDHTLTLQGIYSSKKGQPSSSSSSSPTTSPESLSPKPPPFVVKPPEKKHRLPSAYNRFMKEEIQRIKAANPQIPHREAFSAAAKNWARFIPNSPTSSLSATKRNTE